From Calothrix sp. PCC 6303, a single genomic window includes:
- a CDS encoding filamentous hemagglutinin N-terminal domain-containing protein yields the protein MNKIKLLFASLFLYNFALIKNLPTQAQIIPDSTLANESSQINSNVLIKGSNAEQINGGATRGSNLFHSFSEFNIKDGQRVYFANPSGVFNILTRVTGGNASSIFGTLGVDGSANLFLMNPNGILFGQNASLDIRGSFVGTTANGLQFGNQGVFSATNPEAPGLLTINPSVLWFNQLNQNATIKNNALTTGLVVDEGKSLLLVGGNISIDGGILFAPGGRVELGGLAEPGSVGIQQDGNILSLNFPVQVERADVLLNNRAGVSVISGGGGSVTINARNIDILEGSLILAGIGRGLGTDDSKAGDITLNATREIKVEQGSYIRNAVSSNATGNGGNLTINAQNLFVQSGGRIQVSTLGKGKGGNLTVNVSDKIELVGTSDDGLIPSGLFALTLKPSTRNAGNITINTQDLFVRDGAQLSAATFGAGKGGDLTVNASRQVELVGTSKNVSLISGLFASAQSGSIGDAGDLTINTQNLFIRDGAQVNTGTFGAGKAGNLTVNASEKVELVGQEGVRNLLTGLSSSSELGSTGDAGDLTINTQNVFVQDRAQIATSTSGSGKGGNLIVNASKRVQLGGIVTASAEPFSTGNAGNLTINTPDLLVRDGGRVLAATAGTGKGGNLSVNASGSVQVIGTSADGLLSSGLGTSAESDATGNAGDLTINTPDLLVRDGAQVGVGTFGAGDGGKLTVNASNRVQIIGESADGLLTSGLYASAQRNSTGNAGNLTINQYLCQIKRIQRP from the coding sequence ATGAATAAAATCAAACTTTTATTTGCAAGCCTATTTTTATACAACTTCGCATTAATTAAGAATCTACCTACCCAAGCACAAATAATACCTGATAGCACCCTTGCAAATGAATCTTCACAAATCAACTCCAACGTTTTAATCAAAGGTTCAAATGCAGAGCAAATAAATGGCGGTGCAACCAGAGGAAGTAATCTTTTTCATAGTTTCAGCGAGTTTAATATCAAAGACGGGCAAAGGGTATATTTTGCCAATCCATCGGGAGTATTTAATATTTTGACGCGAGTTACTGGGGGGAATGCGTCGAGTATTTTCGGGACATTGGGTGTTGATGGTAGTGCAAACTTATTTTTGATGAATCCCAATGGTATCTTGTTTGGACAGAATGCAAGCTTAGATATTCGAGGTTCCTTTGTAGGGACAACGGCAAACGGTTTACAGTTTGGAAATCAGGGAGTTTTTAGCGCTACAAATCCGGAAGCACCAGGATTGTTGACGATAAATCCTTCAGTATTATGGTTTAACCAATTAAATCAAAATGCAACGATTAAAAACAATGCTTTGACAACAGGTTTAGTAGTTGATGAAGGTAAAAGCTTATTACTTGTTGGCGGTAATATAAGCATAGATGGTGGAATCTTATTTGCTCCTGGTGGACGTGTTGAATTAGGAGGATTAGCAGAACCTGGAAGTGTTGGAATTCAGCAAGATGGTAATATTCTAAGTTTAAATTTTCCTGTCCAGGTAGAACGTGCAGATGTGTTGCTAAATAATCGCGCTGGGGTAAGTGTAATTTCTGGTGGTGGAGGTAGTGTTACTATTAATGCCCGAAATATAGATATTTTGGAAGGAAGTCTTATTTTGGCTGGAATTGGGCGAGGTTTAGGAACAGATGATAGTAAAGCTGGAGATATCACCCTTAATGCTACGAGAGAAATCAAAGTAGAACAAGGAAGCTATATAAGAAATGCAGTGAGTTCTAATGCTACTGGTAATGGTGGTAATTTGACTATTAATGCCCAAAATTTATTTGTGCAAAGTGGCGGACGAATTCAGGTTAGTACCCTTGGTAAGGGTAAGGGTGGTAATTTAACTGTTAATGTTTCAGATAAGATAGAACTGGTTGGTACATCTGATGATGGTCTTATTCCTAGTGGTTTGTTTGCCTTGACTCTGAAACCCTCAACAAGAAATGCTGGAAATATAACTATAAACACCCAAGATTTATTTGTGCGAGATGGAGCGCAGCTATCTGCTGCTACGTTTGGTGCAGGTAAGGGAGGTGATTTGACTGTTAACGCCTCGCGTCAAGTTGAACTTGTTGGCACATCTAAGAATGTTAGTCTTATCAGTGGCTTGTTTGCTTCGGCTCAATCAGGTTCAATTGGAGATGCGGGAGATTTGACGATTAATACCCAAAATTTATTTATCCGGGATGGGGCACAGGTTAACACCGGAACATTTGGTGCGGGTAAGGCAGGAAATTTGACTGTTAACGCTTCTGAAAAAGTTGAACTAGTTGGTCAGGAGGGGGTCAGGAATTTACTGACTGGCTTAAGTTCGTCTAGTGAACTAGGTTCAACTGGAGATGCAGGAGATTTGACGATTAATACCCAAAATGTATTCGTGCAAGATCGGGCACAGATTGCTACTAGTACATCTGGTTCAGGTAAGGGAGGAAATTTGATTGTCAATGCTTCTAAAAGGGTTCAATTGGGTGGTATTGTAACTGCCTCTGCTGAACCTTTCTCAACTGGAAATGCAGGAAATTTAACAATTAATACCCCAGATTTATTAGTCCGTGATGGGGGACGGGTGCTTGCTGCTACAGCTGGTACAGGTAAAGGAGGAAATTTAAGTGTCAATGCCTCTGGTAGTGTGCAAGTTATTGGTACTTCTGCTGATGGTCTTCTTAGCAGTGGTTTGGGTACTTCTGCTGAATCAGATGCAACTGGAAATGCAGGAGACTTAACAATTAATACCCCAGATTTACTTGTACGAGATGGCGCACAGGTGGGTGTTGGCACCTTTGGTGCGGGGGATGGGGGAAAATTAACAGTCAATGCTTCAAATCGTGTTCAAATAATTGGTGAGTCTGCTGATGGTCTTCTTACAAGTGGGTTATATGCTTCTGCTCAACGCAACTCAACAGGAAATGCAGGAAACTTAACGATTAATCAATACCTCTGCCAAATTAAGAGGATTCAACGCCCGTAG
- the rpoB gene encoding DNA-directed RNA polymerase subunit beta: MTNETLMEAAFLLPDLIEIQRSSFRWFLEEGLIEELNSFSPITDYTGKLELHFLGQNYKMREPKYSVEEAKRRDSTYAVQMYVPTRLINKETGEIKEQDVFIGDLPLMTDRGTFIINGAERVIVNQIVRSPGVYYKSEIDKNGRRTYSASLIPNRGAWLKFETDRNDLVWVRIDKTRKLSAQVLLKALGLSDNEIFDALRHPEYFQKTIEKEGQFSEEEALMELYRKLRPGEPPTVLGGQQLLDSRFFDAKRYDLGRVGRYKLNKKLRLQVADTLRVLTPNDILAAVDYLINLEFDIGNTDDIDHLGNRRVRSVGELLQNQVRVGLNRLERIIRERMTVSDAEVLTPASLVNPKPLVAAIKEFFGSSQLSQFMDQTNPLAELTHKRRLSALGPGGLTRERAGFAVRDIHPSHYGRICPIETPEGPNAGLIGSLATHARVNQYGFLETPFRPVENAKVRNDLQAVYMTADEEDDLRVAAGDATTDENGYLIGPQVPVRYRQEFSTTTPDQVDFIAVSPVQIVSVATSMIPFLEHDDANRALMGSNMQRQAVPLLKPERPLVGTGLEAQAARDSGMVIVSRTDGDVVYVDATEIRVRPRVIPTPDDQPNNPQPADIKYRLSKYQRSNQDTCLNQKPLVRIGERVVAGQVLADGSSTEGGELALGQNIVVAYMPWEGYNYEDAILISERLVQDDIYTSIHIEKYEIEARQTKLGPEEITREIPNVGEDALRQLDEQGIIRIGAWTDAGDILVGKVTPKGESDQPPEEKLLRAIFGEKARDVRDNSLRVPNGEKGRVVDVRLFTREQGDELPPGANMVVRVYVAQKRKIQVGDKMAGRHGNKGIISRILPLEDMPYLPDGSPVDIVLNPLGVPSRMNVGQVFECLLGWAGHNMGVRFKVVPFDEMYGEESSRRVVHGKLQEARDETGKKWLYNPDEPGKIIVYDGRTGEPFDRPVTIGVAYMLKLVHLVDDKIHARSTGPYSLVTQQPLGGKAQQGGQRFGEMEVWALEAFGAAYTLQELLTVKSDDMQGRNEALNAIVKGKAIPRPGTPESFKVLMRELQSLGLDIAVHKVETQADGSSLDVEVDLMADNNIRRTPPRPTYESLSRESLEEEE, from the coding sequence ATGACAAACGAAACATTGATGGAAGCCGCTTTCCTACTGCCCGACTTGATTGAAATCCAGCGCTCTAGCTTTCGCTGGTTTTTGGAAGAAGGGTTGATCGAAGAGTTGAATTCCTTCAGTCCAATTACGGATTATACAGGCAAACTCGAACTGCACTTCCTCGGTCAGAACTATAAAATGAGGGAGCCGAAATACAGCGTCGAGGAAGCAAAAAGACGGGATAGTACCTACGCAGTACAAATGTATGTACCAACTCGTCTAATCAACAAAGAGACTGGAGAAATTAAAGAGCAAGATGTATTCATCGGAGACTTGCCTTTGATGACAGACCGAGGCACTTTTATTATTAACGGTGCTGAACGAGTCATAGTTAATCAAATTGTGCGATCGCCTGGAGTATATTACAAGTCAGAAATCGATAAAAACGGTCGGCGCACCTACTCAGCCAGCTTGATCCCAAACCGGGGAGCATGGCTAAAGTTTGAAACAGATCGTAACGATTTGGTTTGGGTCAGAATTGATAAAACCCGTAAACTATCAGCCCAAGTACTCCTCAAAGCCTTGGGACTATCTGACAACGAAATCTTCGACGCTTTGCGTCACCCTGAATACTTTCAGAAAACCATCGAAAAAGAAGGACAATTTTCCGAAGAAGAAGCCCTAATGGAGCTTTATCGCAAATTGCGTCCTGGTGAACCCCCAACAGTTTTGGGAGGGCAACAACTACTAGATTCCCGCTTTTTTGATGCCAAACGTTACGACTTAGGTCGAGTTGGCAGATACAAACTCAACAAAAAACTTCGTCTGCAAGTTGCAGACACGCTCCGCGTTCTCACACCTAACGATATATTAGCAGCAGTCGATTACCTAATCAACCTCGAATTCGATATTGGTAATACTGATGACATTGATCACTTAGGAAACCGCCGCGTCAGAAGTGTCGGTGAACTTCTACAAAACCAAGTTCGCGTAGGCTTAAATCGCCTAGAGCGGATCATTCGGGAGCGGATGACCGTATCTGATGCTGAAGTCCTAACTCCCGCATCATTAGTCAATCCTAAACCTTTAGTAGCAGCAATCAAAGAATTTTTCGGATCCAGTCAACTATCTCAGTTCATGGATCAAACCAATCCTTTGGCAGAATTGACCCACAAACGTCGTCTCAGTGCCCTAGGACCTGGAGGGTTAACCCGTGAACGCGCTGGTTTTGCCGTTCGAGATATTCACCCCTCCCACTACGGAAGAATTTGCCCCATTGAAACACCAGAAGGACCCAACGCTGGTTTGATTGGCTCCTTGGCAACCCATGCCCGTGTTAACCAATACGGCTTTTTGGAAACACCCTTCCGTCCAGTAGAAAACGCCAAAGTTCGTAACGATCTCCAAGCAGTTTATATGACTGCTGATGAAGAAGATGATCTACGGGTAGCAGCAGGAGATGCCACTACAGACGAAAACGGCTACCTCATAGGACCCCAAGTACCAGTCCGTTATCGTCAAGAATTTTCCACCACCACACCGGATCAAGTGGACTTCATCGCCGTATCCCCGGTACAAATTGTATCCGTTGCCACCAGCATGATTCCCTTCTTGGAACATGACGATGCCAACCGGGCGCTGATGGGTTCTAACATGCAACGCCAAGCTGTACCCCTACTAAAACCAGAACGTCCATTAGTGGGAACTGGTCTAGAAGCGCAGGCAGCCCGTGACTCTGGGATGGTAATTGTATCCCGTACAGATGGAGATGTTGTCTACGTAGATGCCACTGAAATTCGTGTGCGTCCACGGGTTATTCCCACCCCAGATGATCAACCAAATAACCCTCAGCCGGCAGATATCAAATACCGTCTCTCCAAATACCAGCGTTCTAACCAAGATACCTGCTTAAATCAAAAGCCATTGGTACGGATTGGGGAGCGTGTAGTTGCTGGTCAAGTATTGGCAGATGGTTCATCGACTGAAGGTGGAGAATTGGCACTGGGGCAAAATATTGTAGTTGCCTACATGCCTTGGGAAGGATACAACTACGAAGATGCAATTCTGATTTCCGAGCGCTTGGTACAGGATGACATTTATACCTCAATCCACATTGAAAAATATGAAATTGAGGCACGACAAACCAAGCTTGGACCAGAAGAAATTACTCGTGAAATTCCCAACGTTGGTGAAGATGCCTTACGTCAGTTAGATGAGCAAGGAATTATTCGCATTGGCGCTTGGACAGACGCTGGAGATATCCTAGTCGGTAAAGTTACTCCGAAAGGGGAATCAGACCAACCCCCAGAAGAAAAATTACTACGAGCAATTTTTGGTGAAAAGGCAAGAGACGTTCGTGATAATTCTCTACGGGTACCTAATGGAGAAAAAGGACGTGTAGTCGATGTTCGCTTATTTACCCGTGAACAAGGTGACGAGCTACCACCAGGTGCCAACATGGTTGTTCGCGTCTACGTTGCTCAAAAACGGAAAATCCAAGTCGGCGATAAAATGGCAGGACGACATGGGAATAAAGGGATTATTTCCCGAATTTTGCCCCTGGAAGATATGCCCTATTTACCCGATGGTTCGCCAGTAGATATCGTCCTCAACCCTCTAGGTGTACCTAGCCGCATGAACGTCGGACAAGTATTTGAGTGCTTGTTGGGTTGGGCTGGTCACAACATGGGAGTCCGCTTTAAAGTGGTTCCTTTTGACGAAATGTATGGTGAAGAATCATCACGGCGGGTTGTCCACGGTAAGTTACAAGAAGCACGGGATGAAACGGGTAAAAAATGGCTCTATAACCCTGATGAACCCGGTAAAATCATCGTCTATGACGGTCGTACAGGAGAACCCTTCGATCGACCCGTCACCATCGGTGTCGCTTACATGCTCAAGCTAGTTCACCTCGTTGATGATAAGATTCACGCCCGTTCCACAGGTCCTTACTCCCTAGTAACTCAGCAACCCTTGGGTGGAAAAGCCCAACAGGGTGGACAAAGATTTGGAGAAATGGAAGTATGGGCACTGGAAGCATTTGGTGCAGCTTATACATTACAGGAATTGCTGACAGTAAAATCTGATGATATGCAAGGGCGTAATGAAGCCTTAAATGCCATTGTCAAGGGTAAAGCAATTCCCAGACCAGGTACACCAGAATCTTTCAAAGTGTTAATGCGGGAATTACAATCTCTAGGTTTAGATATTGCCGTCCATAAGGTTGAGACCCAAGCTGATGGTAGTTCCCTAGATGTGGAAGTAGATTTAATGGCAGATAACAATATCCGTCGTACTCCACCCCGTCCCACCTATGAATCGCTTTCCCGCGAATCCCTAGAAGAGGAAGAATAG
- a CDS encoding TatD family hydrolase, which yields MQLIDTHVHLNFEVFEQDIAAVRSRWQEAGVVHLIHSCVQPSEFPSIQKLAHAFPELSFAVGLHPLDTEQWNSQSADEISKLASSDSKIVAIGEIGLDFYKANNCQQQLTAFEAQLDIATELNLPIIVHCRNAATKVREVLQKWKELKGERLRGVMHCWGGTPEEAQWFLDLGFYISFSGTVTFKNATAIQSSAMLVSSDRIMVETDCPFLAPVPKRGEKRNEPAYVRYVAEQVAQLRGETLEEIAMKTTQNACDLFGLTI from the coding sequence ATGCAGCTGATTGACACCCACGTACATCTGAACTTTGAGGTTTTCGAGCAAGATATAGCAGCAGTGCGATCGCGGTGGCAGGAAGCAGGTGTAGTACATTTAATACACTCCTGTGTACAGCCTTCGGAATTTCCGAGTATTCAAAAACTAGCTCATGCTTTTCCAGAGTTAAGCTTTGCAGTAGGTTTACACCCGTTAGACACAGAGCAGTGGAATAGCCAAAGTGCAGATGAAATATCTAAGCTTGCTAGTTCTGACTCGAAAATAGTTGCCATTGGGGAAATCGGGCTGGACTTCTACAAAGCTAACAACTGCCAACAGCAGTTAACAGCCTTTGAAGCCCAGTTAGATATAGCCACTGAACTGAATTTACCCATAATTGTTCATTGTCGTAATGCAGCAACGAAGGTGAGAGAAGTTCTGCAAAAGTGGAAAGAACTCAAAGGTGAACGCTTACGGGGAGTTATGCACTGCTGGGGGGGTACCCCGGAGGAAGCTCAGTGGTTTTTGGACTTAGGATTTTATATTAGTTTTAGTGGAACCGTAACCTTCAAAAATGCGACAGCGATTCAATCAAGTGCCATGCTTGTGAGTAGCGATCGCATCATGGTGGAAACTGACTGCCCATTTTTGGCACCAGTTCCCAAGCGGGGAGAAAAGCGAAACGAACCAGCATACGTTCGCTATGTGGCTGAACAAGTTGCTCAGTTACGTGGTGAAACCTTGGAAGAAATTGCCATGAAAACTACTCAAAATGCCTGTGATCTCTTTGGGCTGACTATCTGA
- the rpsT gene encoding 30S ribosomal protein S20, with product MANSKSALKRAKIAERNRLRNKSYKSAVRTLMKNYFAALTTYAANPSPEQEKEVQSRMSDAYSKIDKAVKRGVIHPNNGARKKSRLAKKLKPITQATAST from the coding sequence GTGGCGAATTCAAAGTCTGCTCTCAAGCGTGCCAAAATCGCAGAACGTAACAGATTGCGTAACAAGTCTTATAAATCAGCAGTTAGAACGCTGATGAAAAATTACTTTGCAGCCTTGACAACCTACGCTGCAAACCCCAGCCCAGAACAAGAAAAAGAAGTTCAATCCCGCATGTCAGACGCTTATAGCAAAATTGACAAAGCAGTCAAGCGTGGGGTTATTCATCCTAACAATGGAGCCAGGAAAAAGTCTAGATTAGCTAAAAAGCTGAAGCCAATTACCCAAGCAACAGCGAGCACTTAA
- a CDS encoding universal stress protein, translated as MFNSILVALDDSELAEEVINTVCNLMVSQETKIILCHVFPPAQSEMELPYDVPNTQNVAFSYLHTEKLQTYQSYLPVESTIELVMGNPPEEIIRLANIHNADLIVIGSRGLTGMKKIVQGSVSSQVVEDANCSVFVVKPS; from the coding sequence GTGTTCAATTCTATATTGGTAGCTCTAGATGATTCCGAACTAGCCGAGGAAGTCATTAACACAGTGTGTAACTTGATGGTATCTCAAGAAACAAAGATTATTCTTTGCCATGTATTTCCTCCCGCACAATCGGAGATGGAATTACCATATGATGTACCGAATACCCAAAATGTAGCTTTTTCCTATCTCCATACTGAAAAACTTCAAACTTATCAAAGCTATTTACCAGTGGAAAGTACAATTGAACTAGTAATGGGAAATCCACCAGAGGAAATTATCCGGCTAGCAAATATCCATAATGCTGATTTAATCGTCATTGGTAGTCGTGGTTTAACTGGGATGAAGAAAATTGTCCAAGGTTCAGTTAGTAGCCAAGTAGTAGAAGATGCCAACTGCTCAGTATTTGTAGTGAAACCAAGCTAA
- the hisD gene encoding histidinol dehydrogenase, with protein sequence MLRIITQQDVKAELQRICDRTRDEQVLHKEATVREVLQAVKRQGDKAVLYYTAEFDHQILKPEELRISTSEMDAAYQQVSRELLQAVRLACRQIEAFHRQRVPKNWVHFGDDEVVFGKRYTPIERVGLYVPRSRTSSISTVLTNAIPAKVAGVPSIAMVTPPRAGKINPGLLVAAQEAGIKEIYRVGGAQAIAALAYGTETIPKVNLIAGPGNIYVTLAKKLVYGDVGINTLTTTSEVLIIADNTANAVHVAADMLSQAEHEPMAAAILMTTNTTLAKNVQVAVERQLVNHPRRLDTEKALAHNGLIVIVESLEAAAEFCNEFAPEHLELAVEDPWAVLPLIRHAGAIFLGHSTPKAVGDYVAGANHILPASGSSRYASTLGVENFLKYSNLIQYSQTALENIASTIDILANAEGLTSHADSVRQRVQINRDEDL encoded by the coding sequence ATGCTGCGAATCATTACTCAGCAAGACGTAAAAGCAGAACTACAGCGCATATGCGATCGCACTCGTGATGAACAGGTACTTCATAAAGAAGCAACAGTCCGCGAAGTGCTACAAGCAGTAAAGCGCCAAGGTGATAAAGCTGTTTTGTATTACACTGCCGAATTTGATCATCAAATTCTCAAGCCAGAAGAACTACGTATTTCCACCTCGGAAATGGACGCAGCTTACCAACAAGTGTCAAGGGAGCTACTCCAGGCAGTTCGACTTGCTTGTCGCCAAATTGAGGCATTTCACCGTCAACGAGTTCCCAAAAATTGGGTACATTTTGGTGATGATGAAGTTGTCTTCGGAAAACGTTACACTCCTATTGAGCGGGTGGGTTTATATGTACCCCGTAGTCGGACTTCATCCATAAGTACAGTACTGACAAACGCAATTCCCGCAAAAGTCGCAGGTGTTCCCAGCATTGCCATGGTGACACCACCCCGCGCCGGAAAAATCAATCCGGGGCTGTTAGTCGCTGCACAAGAAGCCGGAATCAAAGAGATTTATCGGGTCGGAGGAGCGCAAGCGATCGCAGCTTTAGCTTATGGCACTGAAACCATTCCCAAAGTTAACTTAATCGCCGGACCCGGCAATATCTACGTCACCCTAGCGAAAAAACTTGTCTATGGAGATGTTGGAATTAATACACTAACAACAACCAGTGAAGTATTAATTATTGCTGATAATACAGCTAATGCCGTCCACGTAGCCGCCGACATGTTATCACAGGCAGAACATGAACCCATGGCAGCAGCAATTTTAATGACAACTAACACAACACTCGCCAAAAACGTCCAAGTTGCCGTAGAAAGACAATTAGTCAATCATCCCCGTCGTCTCGACACCGAAAAAGCACTTGCCCATAATGGTTTAATTGTCATTGTCGAATCCCTCGAAGCTGCCGCCGAATTTTGCAACGAGTTTGCACCAGAACATCTAGAATTAGCCGTCGAAGATCCCTGGGCTGTTTTACCCCTAATTCGTCATGCTGGAGCAATCTTTTTAGGACACTCAACACCCAAAGCCGTAGGAGACTACGTAGCAGGAGCAAACCATATTCTTCCTGCCTCCGGTTCCTCACGTTATGCTTCAACCCTAGGAGTAGAAAACTTCCTCAAATACTCCAACTTGATTCAATATTCTCAAACCGCCTTAGAAAACATTGCTAGCACCATAGATATATTAGCAAATGCTGAAGGCTTAACCTCCCATGCTGATTCTGTCAGACAACGAGTTCAAATTAATCGGGATGAAGATCTTTAA
- a CDS encoding cellulase family glycosylhydrolase — protein MRHIWKRKRQKSKLYQKFVILSVAIAVFFGGILPKLPIESQSTAAVPPVAMQLPLSTRGAKIVDAKGKTVLLRGLNWFGMETESHAPHGLWKRDYQEMLSQMKILGYNVIRFPYSVEALRSTEVRSIDYNIGRNAELQGKTPLEVMDLVIQAAEKQGLLILLDSHRLSDKRIPPLWYGDGFTEADWIDTWKMLAQRYKNQANVIGADLKNEPHGKASWGTSNLATDWRLAAERAGNAILGINPNWLIVVEGVADNVPGQKLKHHWQGGNLEGVRRYPVRLSRRNKLVYSPHEYGPGVYKMPYFQEKGFPGNMRSRWETGFYYIARKQIAPILIGEFGGRNVDTKSTEGIWQNQLVKFIAEKNLSYTYWSWNPNSGDTGGVLLDDWQTVDVPKQVLLSKILPVKFNPPSIAVVNKGTTPSQPPKPSQPIPQNYSFSPLQVTTEIDSDWESGYCMSLKISNPSNSKIQNWQLRFSMNQAEINQSWNANFQQQAKSKYIVTPLDWGKVIEPTQVRDIGFCAKKLGNDYQPQKIEIIKGN, from the coding sequence ATGCGACATATCTGGAAGCGGAAACGGCAAAAATCAAAACTTTATCAAAAATTCGTTATACTTTCTGTTGCGATAGCAGTCTTTTTTGGGGGGATATTGCCAAAATTACCGATCGAAAGCCAATCTACCGCTGCTGTTCCTCCTGTTGCAATGCAACTACCACTATCAACCCGTGGAGCAAAAATTGTTGACGCTAAAGGTAAAACAGTATTATTACGGGGGTTAAATTGGTTTGGGATGGAAACTGAATCCCATGCACCCCACGGTTTATGGAAGCGGGATTACCAAGAGATGCTTTCGCAAATGAAAATCTTGGGATATAACGTGATTCGCTTTCCTTACTCCGTAGAGGCATTACGCTCAACAGAGGTTCGCAGTATTGATTATAACATTGGTCGTAATGCTGAACTTCAAGGTAAAACACCCTTGGAAGTGATGGATTTAGTGATTCAAGCAGCCGAAAAACAAGGATTGTTAATTCTTCTCGACAGTCATAGACTCAGCGATAAAAGAATTCCTCCCCTATGGTACGGAGACGGGTTTACAGAAGCAGACTGGATTGATACCTGGAAAATGCTGGCACAGCGCTATAAAAACCAAGCTAACGTAATCGGTGCAGATTTGAAAAACGAACCCCACGGTAAAGCTAGTTGGGGTACATCCAATCTTGCCACAGATTGGCGACTCGCCGCAGAACGGGCAGGTAATGCAATTTTGGGTATAAATCCCAACTGGTTAATCGTAGTTGAAGGTGTTGCAGATAACGTTCCTGGGCAAAAACTTAAGCATCATTGGCAAGGCGGAAACTTAGAGGGTGTTAGACGCTACCCAGTACGTTTATCACGTCGCAATAAACTAGTATATTCACCCCATGAATATGGTCCGGGGGTATATAAGATGCCCTACTTCCAAGAAAAGGGCTTTCCTGGTAATATGCGATCGCGTTGGGAAACTGGCTTCTATTATATTGCCCGTAAACAAATCGCACCTATTTTAATCGGGGAATTTGGTGGTAGAAATGTTGACACAAAATCCACGGAAGGAATTTGGCAAAATCAACTAGTTAAATTTATCGCTGAGAAAAACCTCAGTTATACTTACTGGAGTTGGAATCCTAACAGTGGTGACACTGGTGGAGTTTTGCTAGATGATTGGCAAACTGTAGATGTTCCCAAACAAGTTTTACTGTCGAAAATCCTACCAGTCAAGTTTAATCCTCCATCTATAGCAGTAGTTAATAAGGGTACTACTCCATCTCAACCACCAAAACCTAGCCAACCAATTCCACAAAACTATTCGTTTTCTCCCCTACAAGTCACAACCGAAATAGATTCAGATTGGGAATCAGGATATTGCATGAGTCTCAAAATTAGCAACCCCAGCAACAGTAAAATCCAAAATTGGCAACTTAGATTCAGCATGAATCAAGCTGAAATTAACCAATCCTGGAATGCCAACTTTCAGCAACAAGCAAAAAGTAAGTATATTGTCACTCCCTTAGATTGGGGAAAAGTCATCGAACCCACTCAAGTTAGAGATATAGGCTTTTGTGCCAAGAAATTGGGTAACGATTATCAACCGCAAAAAATTGAAATTATCAAAGGGAATTAA